A genomic region of Leishmania braziliensis MHOM/BR/75/M2904 complete genome, chromosome 33 contains the following coding sequences:
- a CDS encoding putative succinyl-coA:3-ketoacid-coenzyme A transferase,mitochondrial precursor: MLRRSMCRLVGLNKVQTLEQAVAEMTDGISVAVGGFGCVGVPDAIITAMRNKGVKDITLYTDSAGIDGFGLARLIETKQVRRICCSFVGMNKIFKKRYLEGDIELEFVPQGTLAERMRAGGAGIPAFYTATAYGTQRQMGGQIIRYNKNRVPCIISEPKETRQFGERWYVLETTIRSDYAIVKALKADKSGNLVFRGTARNFNIPAAQCGRCVIAEVEQVVENGEIHPDDVHLPGIYVDRVVQASYEVPIEKRTVYGSGAEPSSANQNYDRQKIARRAALEFADGTYVNLGIGIPTEAANYMPANMTVTLHSENGLLGMGPFPTSDKVSADWINAGKQTISFLPGAACFDSATSFAMIRGGHMDLTMLGALEVSSHGDLANWGIPGKLVSGPGGAMDLVACGSRVVVTMSHCNKSGDPKIVERCSLPVTGLHCVNRIITEKAVFDVVNKKLVLKEIAEGLTVDDIQKCTAAYFEVGEVKPIAYAAPMSSSKDG; encoded by the coding sequence ATGCTTCGCCGTAGCATGTGCCGCCTCGTCGGCCTCAACAAGGTTCAGACCTTGGAGCAGGCCGTCGCGGAAATGACAGACGGCATCTCCGTCGCGGTCGGTGGATTTGGCTGCGTCGGCGTGCCAGATGCGATTATTACTGCCATGCGCAACAAGGGGGTAAAGGACATTACTCTCTACACCGACTCGGCGGGTATTGACGGCTTCGGTCTCGCCCGTCTCATCGAGACTAAGCAGGTGCGCCGCATCTGCTGTTCGTTCGTTGGCATGAACAAGATTTTCAAAAAGCGCTACCTCGAGGGCGACATTGAGCTGGAGTTTGTGCCGCAGGGAACACTGGCGGAGCGCATGCgtgccggcggtgctggcaTCCCTGCCTTCTACACGGCGACGGCGTACGGCACACAGCGCCAGATGGGAGGGCAGATTATCCGTTACAACAAGAACCGCGTGCCGTGCATCATCTCGGAGCCGAAAGAGACGCGGCAGTTCGGGGAGCGATGGTACGTGCTGGAGACTACAATCCGGTCGGACTACGCGATTGTGAAGGCGCTGAAGGCGGATAAGAGTGGAAACCTTGTGTTCCGCGGGACTGCGCGCAACTTTAACATCCCCGCTGCACAGTGCGGACGATGCGTGATcgcggaggtggagcaggtggtggagaacGGCGAGATCCACCCAGACGACGTGCACTTGCCTGGCATTTACGTGGACCGCGTGGTGCAGGCCTCGTACGAGGTGCCGATTGAGAAGCGGACTGTGTACGGTAGCGGCGCCGAGCCGAGCAGCGCGAACCAGAACTACGACCGTCAGAAGATCGCGCGTCGCGCCGCGCTGGAGTTCGCGGACGGCACCTACGTAAATCTCGGCATCGGCATCCCTACGGAGGCGGCGAACTACATGCCCGCCAACATGACGGTCACTCTGCACTCCGAGAACGGGCTGCTAGGCATGGGTCCGTTCCCAACGTCGGACAAGGTGAGCGCTGACTGGATCAACGCCGGCAAGCAGACGATTTCGTTCCTGCCTGGGGCCGCGTGTTTTGACAGCGCGACGTCGTTTGCAATGATTCGCGGTGGGCATATGGACCTGACGATGCTGGGTGCGCTTGAGGTTTCATCCCACGGCGATCTCGCAAACTGGGGTATCCCTGGAAAGTTGGTCAGCGGCCCTGGTGGTGCGATGGACCTCGTCGCGTGCGGCTcacgggtggtggtgacgatGTCACACTGCAATAAGAGTGGCGACCCAAAGATTGTGGAGCGGTGCTCGCTGCCAGTGACGGGCCTGCACTGCGTGAACCGCATCATCACGGAAAAGGCCGTGTTCGACGTGGTGAACAAGAAGCTCGTGCTGAAGGAGATTGCGGAGGGTCTGACCGTGGATGACATCCAAAAGTGCACTGCTGCCTATTTCGAGGTGGGCGAGGTGAAGCCGATAGCGTACGCAGCCCCCATGTCCAGCTCAAAGGATGGGTGA